A stretch of Macrobrachium rosenbergii isolate ZJJX-2024 chromosome 12, ASM4041242v1, whole genome shotgun sequence DNA encodes these proteins:
- the LOC136844257 gene encoding uncharacterized protein, which produces MRAFLCALVAIVCVVVQAQDQESNDANTRHLPVGNNYSPGKSLLDIFATINLSSNPTYGGSGISTSCRYWCETPEGAFYCCGQPTSPRPRPAYQTLPPPRTGCCPAVRPVCTKAFVGPPVPCSYDSECINSLDKCCYDRCLQRHVCKPADPCYLFNYWSLG; this is translated from the exons ATGCGTGCATTCCTCTGTGCTCTGGTTGCAATTGTGTGTGTCGTGGTCCAGGCCCAAGACCAGGAATCGAACGACGCCAACACTCGTCATCTACCGGTCGGAAACAA CTACTCGCCAGGCAAGTCACTGCTGGACATCTTCGCAACCATTAACCTGAGTTCGAATCCGACTTACGGAGGATCCGGAATATCGACCAGCTGTAGATATTGGTGCGAAACGCCAGAAGGAGCCTTCTATTGCTGTGGGCAGCCAACTTCACCGAGACCGAGACCAG cttaccaGACTTTACCACCACCGCGTACAGGATGCTGCCCGGCAGTGCGTCCCGTTTGCACCAAAGCGTTTGTCGGTCCTCCTGTGCCGTGTTCTTACGACTCCGAGTGCATAAACAGTTTGGACAAATGCTGCTACGACCGTTGCCTTCAGCGGCATGTATGCAAGCCGGCGGATCCTTGCTACCTCTTCAACTACTGGAGTTTGGGATAA
- the LOC136844066 gene encoding uncharacterized protein: protein MLLYVANGTRPDLSFAVSYLSQFSANPKRKQMAAVKYLIKYLKHTRDYCIVFRKSGKEALIFSDADFANNKVDRKSFSGLVVCVAGGPVEWRCKKQTVVATSTQQAEYIAMAIAMQEALWLCGILREIDASDLCMVPCILADNTAAIKLAEKDIVNDNSKGVDVKYHFIKDVVKKGLVKLQYVASHDNLADLLTKGLTGRKTQECKNWTYHSLMTVRAMPKF from the coding sequence ATGTTGCTGTACGTTGCAAACGGGACAAGACCTGACTTGAGTTTCGCTGTCAGTTATCTCAGTCAATTCTCGGCCAACCCAAAGAGAAAGCAGATGGCTGCAGTGAAATATCTGATAAAGTACCTAAAACACACCCGTGACTACTGCATAGTATTCAGGAAGAGTGGGAAGGAGGCATTGATTTTTTCTGATGCTGACTTTGCCAACAACAAGGTGGACAGAAAATCGTTCAGTGGACTGGTGGTGTGTGTTGCAGGAGGACCTGTGGAGTGGAGGTGCAAGAAGCAAACTGTGGTTGCCACATCCACACAACAGGCGGAGTACATTGCTATGGCTATCGCTATGCAAGAAGCACTATGGCTATGTGGTATTTTAAGGGAGATCGACGCAAGTGATCTTTGCATGGTGCCATGCATCCTTGCTGATAATACAGCAGCAATCAAACTTGCAGAGAAGGACATTGTCAACGATAATTCCAAGGGCGTGGATGTGAAGTATCACTTCATAAAGGATGTGGTGAAGAAGGGGTTGGTAAAGTTGCAATATGTGGCATCTCATGACAATCTAGCTGACCTTCTAACGAAGGGTTTGACTGGGAGGAAGACACAGGAGTGCAAGAATTGGACTTATCATTCCTTAATGACAGTCAGAGCCATGCCAAAGTTTTAA